GTTCGCCGATGCTGGTTTGTGACGACCATCGATCCGATCCCAGCGAGGATAACAGCGCCACCAAGCGTCGACAGTGCGCCGAAGTCGAAGGGAACGCCGAGGAGTTTCTCGAGCGTACCGTTGGAGACGATTAAGGTGACTCGATTGAGGTCCGGAAGGATTGCGCCGATCATCGTTACGGCAATCCAAGGGGTTGGTATCGGGCGGTACCAACTCAGGATTGTACAGCCCGCGTACGCGAGCAGGACGTGGGTAAGAAGGTCAGCCACGGTGGTGCACCTCCTCGGATTCAGAATCGTGTGTCGTGGTTCTTGGCTTGAAGGCGAGCTTTTCGAAGTCAATCTGCCACTGTCGGAAAAAGTACGCCACTGCTAGTAGGAGGCCGACGACTGAGGTCCCGAGTTTGTACATCGTCGCCGACGGATTGCGGTTGACGACTACTGTTTGATTCGCATGGAGTTCCGTCTCAGACTCGATGACGCCGTAGACCTGCACGACGCCGCCTGGTTCGACTGGCTTTTCGGCGCCGTGGACCTTGAGTTTGGCTGCGACGTTGTCGTTGTCGTCTATGACGTGGATCGTGATTGTATCGGCGTCGACAGTTTGGACTTCACCGAACAGGAGCATGCGCTCACCAACGAATGGTTCAGGTCCCTGTTCTTGGAGTTGATCGCCAGTCGGGTGGGGCCAGTTTTCGTCGTATGTCGCGCCGTAGTGGACACAGAGTCCACCAAGGACGGCGAGTAATAGAGCGACGATTATCCTCCTTTTCTGAAGGTGCATTCGTCATTCATCCCACACGGCGGCTTTTTGACCGTATCGATGCTCGGTTCGGAGCTAATTCGTGATATAGGGTATCTGAATCATAGTATAGGCTGTTTAAAACGGTCGCCGTTACTTTATTGATTTGACCCCCATTGGATCGAACGGTGCCGCCGCACTGCCGACTCCTTCGGGACGTTATATGATCGCGAGACGAAAATTGTAGTTCTGACAGTGAGTATATGATACGTGGCCGCTGGACGGGAGACAAACGCGTCACAGACGTGTTATTCAACACATAAATTTAAATTACGTCACTACATAATTAATACATCCTAACGTAGATTGGCGTTTTAGCGTCTGATTCGGTGTTATAGTGAAAACGGAGATAACCACTCTTCGTAAAAAGTGTGCTGAAACAGCCGAATGCTTGCCGCTCATTGATTGGTGTGTGTGTGTTGAATCAGTCTCTAGATATTGATTCTACAACCGACACAGCAATTTAACCGTACCTCAGTTGTGCGGTTTTCCTTATAGAGATAGTGTCAACATGATTAAGTTACGGTCGCGCCGATATGTAACCATATTATGGAGGACGTAGGTGCGACACAGAGGGTACGATTCTGAGAGGAGAAATCCGCACTATAGTATATTAAAACAATTAGCTCTGCTTCTGCTAGTTATCTACTATTTAGATATCTTCTTGGATGATATTTTTCTTCCCGTCGTTATTGATTGCTACAATATTTGAGTCGTCTGCGCACTCGAATGTGTCACCGACGCTACTTCCACTATTAGCGCCATCATCAGGGTCGTCAGTACATTCAACCGACTGAGTGTTGTCCGACATCGACTGAATAGTCACTTCAACGTCGCCATTAGCATCACCAGTATCCGTGGTACTGACCCCTGCCTGGGCTGGTGCACTCTGATTTCCGCCCATATCGAGCACGAAGGCCGCAATCACAGCCGCGAGAATGACTGTGATAGCCACCATCAGGATAACGCCAATGACAGGTGATACTGCACGTTCCTCCTCGTTTCCAATCAGCTTCTGCCGAATCGATTTTCCATCTAACATGGGTATCATTTCATCGGCGGTGAACGGTGAGAAAGCTTTTTAGCTCCCTTCCCAAACGGTGAGGTGCGGATCAAGGGGATTGGAACCAACCCCGCGTCCCCGCTTTCTCGAGCCGTCGTCACCGATGCTAATAGCATGACTGAACCCGCACCATATATATCTAAGGGATAGTGACCATCTCTCGAAAGCGAAGATTTTCAAAACTGATAATCAGCGATCGATAGAAGACCTACAGCGCAGTCTTGAAGCGATGCAGTCTGGCGATTCTCTATCACTCAATTTGTGGGATCGTTACAGAGACGAAGACATGATGTTATCATTATTTTTACGCTTAGTGTCCACCATTACTGTTCGTTGGCCTACACCGGGAGCAGTGAGAGGACAAACTTGGCAGTCGGTCCGAAAAACGAAAACGCGAACACACACATGAGGATAGTTGCGAGTCCGCTCCCCACGCCCAACAAGGCCGCCCCAACGGACGAATTCGTCCGGTCGACCGCTCCGGCAAGACTCCACAGTCCAGTTCCGGCCGTGACGGCCAGACTGAGAAGGGCGATGCCCTGAATCGTCTCGTCAGCGGTGTAGCCGTTCAGCACGACAGCAACAAGGATGAGTTGGCCACCGATGAGGATACTCCCCGCGTACGTAAGACCAAGCCAGAGTGGCCGCTCGGTCACGGTCGCACGGACCCACGAAAGACGGGCAACGCCGTAGACGGCGAGCGGGAACAGCGGATACACGTACCGGACGGTGAGTGCTGCATGGATCGGCAATCGATAGATGTACAGCAGTGTGATTAAGAGAGTATAGATCGCGACGAAAACATCGGCGGCAAAGAGCGGACTAGATCGAAGGCCTGGAGACGTGTTTCTGACGAGTTTGTCGAATACCGTCCGGACGGCAACGATGGGTGTAGCGATCAGTGCGCCTGCAATCGGGAGCGCTTCCAAGAAGGCGACATTGATCGCGAGGCCGGTCGCACCGGACGAGGAAAACTCGAGGTAGCCGCTCCGAACGAACGTGTGGTACAGTCGGTCCGGTTCCTGCCGGACGGCCTCGAGGCCGTGGGAGAGAAACTCCGTGAAGAGCAGCGCTCTGTCGACAGTGCCGAGTAGCGGTCCGGCTGCTGCGCTCACAATGCCCTCGAGAATGGTGTCGACAGTGCTGGTACCACTGCCATCCGAAGTGCTCGTATTACCACCATCCGAAGTGCTGGTACCGTTAGCTCCGGTTCCTGAGCTATCGCTCGCACCAGTCAGATCTTCACTCACGGGAGTGTTCACTGCATCAGCACCGTACCGGTCGAGCATCCGCGGCGGCGTAAACGGATCGCCAGAGATCAAGTAGTTCGTCAGGAAAAACGGCAGCAGCGAACCGAAAAAACCCACTGCAACCGTCGCAAGCGTTCGGACACTGTTTTCTCGAGCAGTGGTGAAATCGGCGATGGCGAGTGCGCCGAGCAGAACGAGCCCTTCAGATGCGTTTAACCAGGCAGTGAGCCCCACTGGAACGTAGGCAATCGCCCTGTATCGCCGGTACGTCGAGATTCGATCGGTCTCTCGGCTTCGGTAGAGGAAAAGCAGCGTGAGCAGTGCGAACAAGGCTGTGAGCACGTGTCGTTTCGGGATCGTCGCCCAGAGCAGAGCGGGTGAGGCGACGCCGCTCGCGATGCCAGCCGCGAGCCCGATGTCGGAAGAATAGATGTGCGAGAAGAGTCGATAGGTGACGAGTGCACAGCCGGCCGCAGCGACGATCGTTGCGAGCTGGAGGGCAGGATATGCGAGATGAGTAAGCGGAAACGGTGTTGCACGTGCCACACTGGCGACGAACGTGATGAGTGCAAGGATACTGCCGATGAGATGGGCTGGCTCGTAGCGATTGATCAGTCGGCCGCCGACGCTGATGGTGGCAAACACCGAAAGACTCCACAGTGCTGCGAGCGCGATGCGGATATCCGCGACTGCGGCAATGGTCTCGAGCACCCAGAGGAACGGAAGCGCGAGGACGATGTGTGCGAAGTTCCGGGGGTATGCTTTGCCGTTGTACTCGGCCATACCGGGCGCTTGAAGCGTCTCGCCATACGTCGGCGTGATAACGTGGAGGTTCCCGTCGCTCAGCGCGACCAGTCCATTGGCGACGACCAGGTTATCGTTGATCGAGAACGTCGTCCGCCAGAGGACCATCGCTGTGCTACACGAGAGCAAAAAGACGAAGACACCGCCATAGTCACCGAATACCAGTCGACCGAGACGGTGGACGATGGCAGCGATTCTCTCTGAATGGTTGCCGAGAGTGTCACGGTATTGTGATCGATAGCTCATTCTGTGACCTCCACTGTGATGTTTTGGCTGGTCACTGGTCGCTCAACGGTATCTCCGTTCTCCAGCCCGTGATAGATCAGGCGCACCTCTGCGTTGTAGTGGTCCTCGTTGATCCGATCCGGGCTGAGAGTGGTTTTCGGGATGGAAAGTTGGACTTTTTCGGAGGATTGGGTGCTCACTGTTGCTGTAGATAACGAAGAGAGACCGAGCGTATCGATACTGATCTCGTAGGTGAGTCTTACACAGCCCTGGACATCGGTTGCCTGCACTGTCGCGTCGGGCACGTCCAGTTTCCAGACTTCCGCCCCGAATTCGGACCGTGTAAAGGTCGCCGATTCGGGGACTGATGATGGTTTGATCGTTGCACTTCC
The sequence above is a segment of the Natrinema sp. HArc-T2 genome. Coding sequences within it:
- a CDS encoding metal-dependent hydrolase codes for the protein MADLLTHVLLAYAGCTILSWYRPIPTPWIAVTMIGAILPDLNRVTLIVSNGTLEKLLGVPFDFGALSTLGGAVILAGIGSMVVTNQHRRTFVALFAGAVSHLFIDGIKAYADGAAGAWLYPITWARHPTPNLYVSSDPVVLAVAVSITAAVLAIDRYVVRRD
- a CDS encoding DNA-binding protein — its product is MHLQKRRIIVALLLAVLGGLCVHYGATYDENWPHPTGDQLQEQGPEPFVGERMLLFGEVQTVDADTITIHVIDDNDNVAAKLKVHGAEKPVEPGGVVQVYGVIESETELHANQTVVVNRNPSATMYKLGTSVVGLLLAVAYFFRQWQIDFEKLAFKPRTTTHDSESEEVHHRG
- a CDS encoding type IV pilin, translating into MLDGKSIRQKLIGNEEERAVSPVIGVILMVAITVILAAVIAAFVLDMGGNQSAPAQAGVSTTDTGDANGDVEVTIQSMSDNTQSVECTDDPDDGANSGSSVGDTFECADDSNIVAINNDGKKNIIQEDI